In one Sporomusa sphaeroides DSM 2875 genomic region, the following are encoded:
- a CDS encoding YvrJ family protein — protein sequence MEELARLTATYGFPMVVAFYLLVRLEKRLTELTSAINKMCYCVERMEVMKK from the coding sequence ATGGAAGAGCTGGCCCGCCTGACGGCGACCTATGGTTTTCCTATGGTAGTGGCCTTCTATCTTTTGGTCAGACTGGAAAAGCGCCTGACCGAACTGACCAGCGCGATCAACAAAATGTGTTATTGCGTCGAAAGGATGGAGGTCATGAAAAAATGA
- a CDS encoding ABC transporter substrate-binding protein — MLEHRKKWLQGVALLLAVFFMLSLAGCQSGGSGKKPPTGQTSETKIVTDLVGNQVKLKANVEKIAVVPVPWATIVYAVDGTGKKIAGMHPSAMKAYQSNILKAMAPEMANANSTFVDNNFNVNYEEVAKLKPDVVVIWDYQPEIGKKLAELGIPSVAIKYGTLEDVQKGIKLVGEIINQQERANALIQYHQDTNGYLKSKESALAGKNKPKVLYLRDEQLQVAVGDSVNRIMIETAGGTNVANEGSGQWSKITMEQVMASNPDVIVISNFSNVLPEDLYTNKFPGQDWSKIDAVKNKRVYKAPMGIYRWDAPCVETPLMIKWLGKVLQPAVFNDYDMRADLKSFYQTFFNYKLSDAELDQILNSKQNPGLKI, encoded by the coding sequence ATGCTGGAGCATCGTAAAAAATGGTTGCAAGGGGTAGCACTGCTGTTGGCTGTGTTCTTTATGTTAAGTCTCGCAGGCTGTCAATCCGGGGGGAGCGGAAAGAAACCGCCAACCGGACAAACGTCTGAAACAAAAATTGTCACCGACTTAGTGGGAAACCAAGTGAAACTCAAGGCTAATGTGGAAAAAATCGCCGTTGTGCCTGTTCCTTGGGCTACGATTGTTTATGCGGTAGATGGGACGGGTAAAAAAATCGCTGGCATGCATCCGTCGGCGATGAAGGCCTATCAGAGTAACATATTGAAGGCTATGGCACCGGAAATGGCTAACGCGAATTCGACGTTTGTAGACAACAATTTCAACGTGAATTATGAAGAAGTCGCCAAGCTGAAGCCGGATGTGGTCGTTATCTGGGATTATCAGCCGGAGATTGGCAAAAAGCTGGCAGAACTCGGCATTCCGTCTGTAGCGATCAAATATGGCACGCTTGAGGATGTACAGAAAGGCATCAAGCTGGTCGGGGAAATCATTAATCAGCAAGAGCGGGCCAATGCGCTGATTCAGTATCATCAGGATACAAACGGCTATCTCAAGTCCAAGGAGAGCGCACTGGCGGGCAAGAACAAGCCTAAAGTGTTATATTTACGGGATGAGCAACTGCAAGTCGCGGTAGGCGACTCGGTGAACCGAATCATGATTGAAACGGCAGGCGGTACAAATGTCGCTAATGAGGGTAGCGGCCAATGGTCAAAAATAACCATGGAGCAGGTTATGGCGTCGAACCCAGATGTCATTGTTATCAGTAATTTCTCCAATGTGTTGCCGGAAGATTTGTACACGAATAAGTTTCCCGGGCAGGATTGGAGTAAAATTGACGCCGTAAAAAATAAACGAGTGTATAAAGCGCCGATGGGAATTTATCGCTGGGATGCACCCTGCGTGGAAACGCCTTTAATGATAAAGTGGCTCGGCAAAGTTCTTCAGCCGGCAGTTTTCAACGATTACGACATGAGGGCTGATCTGAAAAGCTTTTACCAGACATTCTTCAACTATAAGCTCAGTGATGCGGAACTTGATCAAATCCTAAACAGTAAGCAGAACCCTGGCCTGAAAATCTAA
- a CDS encoding tyrosine-type recombinase/integrase, giving the protein MAKRANGEGTICKRKDGLWMTAVIIGRDAETGKPVRKYCYGKTKGEVQQKKDALLERSKGPVFIDADKITVGQWVEKWLTIYARASVRGNTYIGYRSVVNNHILPLLGEIKLQKLRGIDIQNMVNTIKDNGGGPRLAELAFSVLRIALNKAFNEEILHRLPFKTVSLPKKRRKEFIPLSSIEWARLFTAAEADAEMYTALLLEWATGISRSELLGLKWIDFNFTADSVSIQRAVIITDEGLTLDDTKTIARQRVLPLPEITILQMKQHQGRQTATIAAHKATGLPWEDNDLVFPDPFGKLQDPRSWSKQFKRMAKAASIDITFHKLRHDHASRLSANGVSIKDAQYRLGHSTTQMLLNVYTHRISGGQEKIASWLNSSFPVASINHETPLQ; this is encoded by the coding sequence ATGGCTAAACGGGCCAATGGCGAAGGAACTATTTGCAAACGCAAAGACGGCCTCTGGATGACGGCCGTCATCATCGGCCGCGACGCCGAGACGGGAAAACCCGTCCGCAAATATTGCTACGGCAAAACCAAAGGCGAAGTCCAACAGAAAAAAGACGCCCTGCTCGAACGGAGCAAGGGACCGGTCTTCATTGACGCCGATAAAATCACTGTTGGCCAGTGGGTGGAAAAGTGGCTGACCATCTACGCCCGGGCCAGCGTCCGGGGCAATACCTACATTGGCTACCGTTCGGTGGTCAATAACCATATTCTGCCGCTGTTAGGCGAGATTAAACTGCAAAAACTCAGGGGGATTGATATTCAAAACATGGTGAACACCATCAAAGACAACGGCGGCGGACCGCGCCTGGCCGAACTGGCCTTTTCGGTGCTGCGCATCGCCTTAAACAAAGCCTTTAACGAGGAAATACTGCACCGGCTGCCGTTTAAAACGGTATCGCTGCCCAAGAAGAGGCGCAAGGAATTCATACCACTCAGCAGCATAGAGTGGGCACGCCTGTTCACAGCCGCCGAAGCCGACGCCGAAATGTATACCGCTTTGCTCCTCGAATGGGCAACCGGCATCAGCCGTTCCGAACTATTGGGACTGAAGTGGATAGACTTCAATTTCACCGCCGACAGCGTCAGCATCCAGCGGGCCGTCATCATCACCGACGAGGGCCTCACGCTCGACGACACCAAAACCATCGCCCGCCAGCGCGTCTTGCCGCTGCCGGAAATTACGATACTGCAGATGAAGCAGCACCAGGGCCGTCAGACGGCAACCATCGCCGCCCATAAGGCCACAGGCCTGCCCTGGGAAGACAATGACCTGGTATTCCCCGACCCCTTCGGCAAACTCCAGGACCCGCGCAGCTGGTCCAAACAATTTAAGCGCATGGCCAAAGCGGCCAGCATTGATATTACCTTTCACAAACTCCGGCACGACCACGCCAGCCGCCTTTCGGCCAATGGCGTCAGCATCAAAGATGCCCAGTACAGACTGGGCCACAGTACCACGCAAATGCTACTCAATGTCTACACCCACAGGATATCCGGCGGCCAGGAAAAAATTGCCTCATGGCTCAACTCTTCCTTTCCGGTCGCATCGATCAATCATGAGACACCACTACAGTAA
- a CDS encoding DUF2922 domain-containing protein: MADTNTKTLEMVFTTAGAKEVTVVVKDPKDGLTLAAVQAVMATIIAKNVFSSTSGDLMAAKEAQIRQLAITELT, from the coding sequence ATGGCTGATACTAATACGAAGACGCTAGAAATGGTTTTTACGACAGCTGGCGCTAAGGAAGTGACAGTGGTTGTGAAAGATCCGAAGGACGGTCTGACACTAGCTGCCGTGCAGGCAGTGATGGCCACTATCATTGCCAAAAACGTGTTTTCCAGCACCAGCGGCGATCTGATGGCTGCCAAGGAAGCGCAAATTCGCCAGTTGGCCATTACCGAGTTAACCTAA
- a CDS encoding acyltransferase family protein encodes MQSAGSEKRVYFLDNLRSFIVLLVVVFHAAMAYMPHAPWWWYVLDSQRHALFDWFVLGNDVFIMPVMFFIAGYFAIKSLAKRSVAEFVRDKVTRLMIPWVIGVVFLAPAVTYFIFVTRSQTPPAYLYYWFNLFFGSSYQQAHYWFLGVLTLFCLVLALVYSRGWIKATPLKATKPSAAFLALFVLGGSAGFFAVNTVVNDYDWVNVKYILMIQPTRFVLYVLYFMLGIYACRRQWFTADGYSPCPVRWPVAAIVAGGLFFGGKVVLANNMALPGLAANAFLHTLFCLCAVFALLAVFQRWVNSGNYLWRRLAVNSYAIYFIHQFPVFSLNYALLNLHTGPFVKFFLSAGLAVILSYLISEVLLRRIPAFGGNVRQDSKISSPRY; translated from the coding sequence ATGCAAAGCGCAGGCAGTGAAAAGCGTGTTTACTTTCTTGATAATTTACGCTCATTTATAGTGCTGCTGGTGGTAGTATTCCATGCGGCTATGGCTTACATGCCTCATGCTCCGTGGTGGTGGTATGTTCTTGACTCGCAGCGGCATGCTCTCTTTGATTGGTTTGTGCTAGGGAATGATGTGTTTATAATGCCTGTTATGTTTTTTATTGCCGGGTATTTTGCCATTAAGTCGCTAGCTAAACGTAGTGTAGCTGAATTTGTCCGCGATAAAGTCACCCGGTTAATGATCCCCTGGGTCATCGGTGTTGTTTTTCTAGCTCCGGCGGTTACTTATTTTATTTTTGTTACCCGCTCTCAGACGCCGCCAGCATATTTATATTACTGGTTTAATTTGTTTTTTGGCAGTTCCTATCAGCAGGCGCATTACTGGTTTTTGGGAGTATTGACATTGTTTTGTCTGGTATTGGCCCTAGTTTACAGCCGTGGTTGGATAAAGGCCACACCGCTCAAAGCCACCAAGCCATCAGCCGCTTTTTTAGCATTATTTGTGCTTGGGGGGAGCGCCGGATTTTTTGCCGTGAATACGGTGGTCAATGATTACGACTGGGTAAACGTTAAATACATTTTGATGATTCAGCCTACGAGATTTGTTTTGTACGTCCTATATTTTATGCTGGGCATATATGCTTGTCGCCGTCAATGGTTTACTGCCGATGGCTATAGTCCCTGTCCGGTACGTTGGCCAGTGGCAGCAATAGTTGCCGGTGGGCTGTTTTTCGGCGGTAAAGTTGTGCTGGCAAACAATATGGCTTTACCAGGCTTGGCAGCAAATGCTTTTTTACACACCCTATTTTGTTTATGTGCTGTATTTGCGCTCCTAGCTGTCTTTCAACGCTGGGTAAATAGCGGGAACTACCTCTGGCGGCGTTTGGCCGTTAATTCATATGCCATCTATTTTATTCATCAATTTCCGGTTTTTTCTCTAAATTATGCTTTACTTAATTTACATACCGGTCCATTTGTAAAGTTTTTTCTGTCAGCCGGTCTGGCGGTAATCCTCAGCTATCTTATCTCCGAAGTATTGCTAAGGCGAATTCCCGCCTTTGGCGGCAATGTCAGGCAGGATAGTAAGATTTCGTCTCCGAGATATTGA
- a CDS encoding helix-turn-helix transcriptional regulator: MSKEIGKRIRAARERLHMSQAALADIIGAGNQSTVAGWERGRTEPDGETLARLAVILKVSTDHLLGVDAGVLSLPVDVTDLARDIADLPPSERAVIEKIVAALKAEDKDKVVPG; encoded by the coding sequence ATGAGCAAAGAAATAGGAAAACGCATCCGCGCTGCCCGCGAACGGCTCCATATGTCCCAGGCCGCCCTAGCGGACATTATCGGGGCGGGCAATCAGTCCACGGTGGCCGGCTGGGAGCGGGGCCGCACCGAACCCGACGGCGAAACACTGGCCCGGCTGGCCGTTATATTAAAGGTTTCGACCGACCATCTGTTAGGCGTCGATGCCGGCGTGTTGTCGCTGCCTGTCGACGTGACCGACCTGGCCCGCGACATTGCCGACCTGCCGCCCTCTGAACGCGCCGTCATTGAAAAAATTGTGGCGGCCTTAAAAGCCGAAGATAAGGACAAGGTTGTCCCTGGTTGA
- a CDS encoding nitrogenase iron protein NifH, with amino-acid sequence MNPQNEKDCLKIAFYGKGGIGKSTVSANVSAALASQGCKTLHIGCDPKADSARCLVGRKIPTVLQQLQIKPEGIDRNDIVFPGFGGVDCIEAGGPEAGIGCAGRGIITMMEELKYLELWREGWDAVIYDVLGDVVCGGFSVPMRERYADTVYIVTSAEFMSLYAANNIMKAISRSQGARSVTLGGLIHNCRTGESKREAVEQFALLTGTQVVADVPFSREITLSELAGKTVLEKYPDSEAAGFFKELAGVIAKHQGQTHIKALNDDELEKFSHYMLDLELAKA; translated from the coding sequence ATGAATCCACAAAATGAGAAAGACTGTTTAAAGATTGCGTTTTATGGCAAAGGCGGAATTGGCAAATCCACAGTTTCCGCCAATGTTTCCGCAGCGCTGGCGAGCCAAGGCTGTAAGACTTTACATATCGGGTGCGATCCAAAGGCGGATTCCGCACGTTGCCTGGTGGGGCGTAAAATTCCTACCGTGTTGCAACAATTGCAGATAAAACCAGAGGGGATTGACAGGAACGATATTGTTTTTCCGGGTTTCGGCGGTGTTGACTGCATCGAGGCGGGAGGGCCTGAGGCTGGCATTGGCTGCGCCGGCAGGGGAATCATCACCATGATGGAGGAATTGAAGTACCTGGAGCTCTGGCGTGAGGGCTGGGACGCTGTTATCTATGACGTGTTGGGCGATGTTGTGTGTGGCGGCTTTTCAGTTCCGATGCGCGAAAGATATGCAGATACCGTTTATATTGTGACATCAGCGGAGTTCATGTCGCTATATGCTGCCAATAACATCATGAAAGCGATTAGCAGAAGCCAGGGGGCACGGTCCGTGACGCTGGGGGGATTAATTCACAATTGTAGAACCGGTGAGTCGAAGCGCGAGGCAGTGGAGCAGTTTGCCTTATTGACAGGTACGCAGGTAGTGGCCGATGTCCCATTCAGCCGGGAAATAACCCTGTCAGAACTGGCAGGCAAAACCGTGCTGGAAAAGTATCCGGATTCAGAAGCCGCTGGTTTCTTTAAAGAACTGGCGGGGGTCATTGCTAAACATCAGGGTCAAACGCACATAAAAGCGCTGAATGATGATGAACTGGAAAAATTCAGTCACTATATGCTTGATCTGGAATTGGCAAAAGCATAA
- a CDS encoding nitrogenase component 1, whose translation MSCAGYKQGSNSIEKISLSAVTDTIPLDSFFDRGIADDDCGELVNLALAVPGIDVVAAGPASCSRVLYFRAAKKRLEERLFLHPISSNDFTAGNHLQNLEESLTDLAASRRSRAIIVYVTCADILAGTDFASITGRVECQHGIPVKVFERGPLSRRRTLPKERLCDIFIDLLQRGNRSGSNNCIHLLGDAGKLAETSGLRKMLMHYCSDGEIREFAALDSYEQFEEMTTGKLNIALDRFGYDLAVGIQKNWNIPFVFLPACYNMKEIKGSYGALMKALHTTWDFSQDSKAYHQLAAQTAATLAGKQIAVGIGARSFELAYALTLAGFSVSTIFADTVNKNDRAYINALLAIGSQAQVYLISNVTSETQAGGFAEIDVAIGEKAAFYCAKAKEILVSADYRFGYEGITEIMEAMR comes from the coding sequence TTGTCTTGTGCGGGTTATAAACAGGGAAGCAACAGTATTGAAAAAATCAGTCTTTCGGCTGTGACGGATACAATACCGCTCGATAGCTTTTTTGACCGGGGCATAGCGGATGATGACTGTGGAGAACTGGTTAATCTGGCCTTGGCTGTGCCGGGCATTGACGTAGTAGCGGCAGGCCCTGCCTCTTGTTCGCGGGTGCTATACTTCAGAGCTGCGAAAAAAAGGTTGGAAGAACGCTTGTTTTTGCACCCTATATCCAGCAATGATTTTACTGCCGGCAATCATCTGCAAAATTTGGAAGAATCGCTTACAGACCTGGCGGCTTCGCGCCGATCAAGAGCGATCATTGTGTATGTTACTTGTGCCGATATTCTTGCAGGCACTGATTTTGCCAGTATAACCGGACGCGTAGAATGTCAACACGGGATACCGGTGAAGGTCTTTGAGCGGGGGCCGCTTTCCCGGCGACGGACGCTTCCCAAAGAGCGGCTGTGTGATATTTTTATCGATTTGCTGCAACGAGGCAACCGGAGTGGAAGCAATAACTGCATTCACTTGTTGGGAGACGCCGGGAAGCTTGCTGAAACTTCCGGACTAAGAAAGATGCTTATGCACTACTGTTCCGACGGGGAAATCAGAGAATTTGCCGCGCTGGACTCTTACGAACAATTTGAGGAAATGACAACAGGCAAACTGAACATTGCCTTGGATCGCTTTGGTTATGACTTGGCAGTGGGCATACAGAAAAATTGGAACATACCTTTCGTATTTCTGCCTGCCTGCTACAATATGAAAGAGATCAAAGGCAGCTATGGGGCATTGATGAAGGCGCTACATACAACCTGGGATTTCAGCCAGGATTCGAAAGCGTATCATCAGTTGGCAGCACAAACTGCTGCGACATTAGCAGGCAAACAAATTGCGGTGGGAATTGGCGCAAGGTCTTTCGAACTCGCCTATGCTCTGACGTTGGCTGGCTTTTCTGTTTCCACAATATTTGCGGATACCGTGAATAAAAACGATAGGGCGTACATCAATGCGCTTCTCGCCATAGGAAGCCAGGCGCAGGTATATCTGATTTCAAACGTGACCAGCGAAACGCAGGCGGGCGGGTTTGCTGAAATCGATGTCGCCATTGGCGAAAAAGCAGCGTTTTACTGTGCGAAAGCAAAAGAAATTCTGGTGAGTGCCGACTATCGTTTCGGTTATGAGGGAATCACGGAAATTATGGAGGCGATGAGATGA
- the lysA gene encoding diaminopimelate decarboxylase has product MAEKKLPFTKEQLSGVIKQYPTPFHIYDEEAIRQNVRTLIKAFAWAPDFKEYFAVKATPNPYILKVLREEGLGADCSSLPELILAEKAGMKGEEIILTSNDTPATEFKKARELGAIINLDDISHIDYLDKHAGIPEMISFRYNPGPLREGGNSIIGNPEESKYGLTRKQLMDAYRVMKARGVKRFGIHTMIISNELDPQFFIETANMMFDLILEIHRTLDIKIEFVNFGGGIGIPYKPEQEPVDLFAVSQGIKKAYETKIAANGLAPLKIAMECGRMITGPYGYLVSTVLHKKEIYKNYVGLDACMANLMRPALYGAYHHITVMGKEDWPAGYIYDVTGSLCENNDKFAVNRKLPMIDIGDVVVIHDAGAHGHAMGFNYNGKLRSAELMLKQDGSVEIIRRAETIEDYFATLDFAALEK; this is encoded by the coding sequence TTGGCTGAAAAAAAATTACCGTTTACAAAAGAACAATTATCGGGAGTGATTAAGCAATATCCCACACCGTTTCACATTTATGATGAGGAGGCCATCAGGCAGAATGTCCGCACGCTGATAAAGGCGTTTGCCTGGGCGCCTGATTTTAAGGAATATTTTGCTGTAAAAGCTACTCCTAATCCTTATATCTTAAAAGTGCTGCGGGAAGAGGGGCTGGGGGCTGACTGCAGCTCACTGCCTGAACTAATTTTAGCGGAAAAGGCCGGAATGAAGGGTGAGGAGATTATATTAACCTCCAACGATACGCCGGCGACTGAGTTTAAAAAAGCACGCGAACTTGGCGCAATCATTAACCTTGATGATATTAGTCACATCGACTATTTAGATAAACATGCCGGTATTCCGGAAATGATTTCTTTCCGTTATAATCCCGGCCCGTTGCGTGAGGGTGGCAACTCCATCATTGGTAATCCCGAAGAATCCAAATATGGTTTAACCCGCAAGCAGCTCATGGATGCTTATCGCGTTATGAAGGCTCGGGGGGTAAAACGTTTTGGTATTCACACCATGATTATTTCCAATGAGCTGGATCCGCAATTTTTTATTGAAACTGCCAATATGATGTTTGACCTTATTCTTGAAATTCACCGTACCTTGGATATTAAGATCGAATTTGTTAACTTCGGTGGCGGTATCGGTATTCCTTACAAGCCTGAGCAGGAGCCTGTTGATCTTTTTGCCGTCAGCCAAGGTATTAAAAAGGCATATGAAACAAAAATCGCCGCCAATGGTCTGGCGCCGCTTAAAATTGCTATGGAATGCGGCCGGATGATTACCGGTCCTTACGGCTATCTGGTATCAACTGTGCTTCATAAAAAAGAAATTTATAAAAACTATGTCGGCTTGGATGCTTGTATGGCTAACCTGATGCGTCCTGCTTTATACGGAGCCTATCATCATATTACTGTGATGGGTAAAGAAGATTGGCCGGCAGGTTATATTTATGATGTTACCGGCTCACTGTGCGAGAATAATGACAAGTTTGCCGTTAACCGCAAGCTGCCGATGATTGACATTGGTGATGTCGTGGTTATCCATGATGCCGGGGCGCATGGTCATGCTATGGGCTTTAATTATAATGGCAAGCTGCGTTCCGCAGAACTTATGCTGAAACAGGATGGCAGTGTAGAAATTATCCGCCGGGCTGAAACCATTGAGGATTATTTTGCTACCCTGGATTTTGCGGCATTGGAAAAATAG
- a CDS encoding N-acetylmuramoyl-L-alanine amidase family protein: protein MKIVIDPGHSGPVEPGACATGVRECDVALAIAKLLTELLYEAGHDVLLTRTGNIANDGLAFRAELANANEADVFISLHANSVESPAAHGTEVYHYPGSVRGKRLASCLQSRLVAEMGTADRGVKEANFQVLRETDCPAALVEVAFISNEADRRLLTGYAGQLAAAVAIAAGLADYFAS from the coding sequence ATGAAAATTGTCATTGACCCCGGCCATTCCGGGCCGGTGGAACCAGGGGCCTGCGCCACCGGCGTGCGGGAGTGCGATGTGGCGCTGGCCATTGCCAAGCTGCTAACCGAACTGTTGTATGAGGCAGGCCATGATGTTTTACTGACCCGGACCGGCAATATTGCAAATGACGGGTTGGCGTTCCGGGCAGAGCTGGCCAATGCTAACGAGGCGGACGTGTTTATCAGCCTTCACGCCAACAGCGTCGAGAGCCCGGCCGCCCATGGCACGGAGGTCTATCATTATCCGGGCAGCGTGCGGGGCAAGCGACTGGCGTCCTGCCTGCAGAGCCGGCTGGTGGCCGAAATGGGGACGGCCGACCGGGGCGTCAAGGAGGCCAATTTCCAGGTGCTTAGGGAAACGGACTGCCCGGCGGCACTAGTGGAGGTAGCCTTTATCTCAAATGAGGCTGACCGGCGGCTGTTGACCGGTTATGCCGGCCAACTGGCGGCGGCGGTAGCCATAGCTGCTGGGCTGGCGGACTATTTTGCCAGCTAA
- a CDS encoding DUF1659 domain-containing protein, with the protein MAVVKMPQSSTIAIKLQKGVTTSGSPAYVTRNYTGKATATDQDLFDVAQALMGLQSYPVADIARVDNAYLVNQ; encoded by the coding sequence ATGGCTGTAGTAAAAATGCCGCAGAGCAGCACCATTGCCATTAAGTTGCAAAAGGGCGTAACAACCTCCGGCAGTCCGGCGTATGTAACCCGGAATTACACCGGCAAGGCAACGGCGACTGACCAGGATTTGTTCGATGTGGCGCAAGCGCTGATGGGGCTGCAGTCCTATCCGGTGGCGGATATTGCCCGGGTGGATAATGCCTATCTGGTTAATCAGTAA
- a CDS encoding single-stranded DNA-binding protein: MNKVFLVGSLSPDLDMRYTMNGKAVCSFSLTVNFKTKVREETDAIDCVAWDNLAEQIGQAGEGGRRVAIEGRLHTRQFDGADGQRKKVTEVVVRDIEFLDKPGLARPG; the protein is encoded by the coding sequence ATGAATAAGGTCTTTCTGGTGGGAAGCTTGTCCCCGGACCTGGACATGCGCTATACAATGAACGGCAAGGCAGTTTGTTCTTTTTCATTAACGGTAAATTTTAAGACCAAGGTACGCGAGGAAACTGACGCCATTGATTGCGTGGCCTGGGATAACCTGGCGGAGCAGATTGGGCAGGCGGGGGAAGGCGGCCGCCGGGTGGCGATTGAAGGGCGGCTGCATACGCGGCAGTTTGATGGAGCGGACGGTCAGCGAAAGAAAGTGACCGAAGTAGTGGTCCGGGATATCGAATTTTTGGACAAGCCGGGGCTGGCCCGGCCAGGATAG
- a CDS encoding nitrogenase component 1, whose protein sequence is MTMKLTRLPSLASDYSGACSVLYAMQALTLLYSPGGCSSAIIECDEIRDLRQTLFFCSKLGELEAVMGAADEFLLQAQTLCAHNRQTEFTAIIGTPVPALTGIDIAAVADELSRQTGLPAMALSTEGFKDYYSGVHQTLLDLGKRFLEKREKKNNQVNIIGYTPLSLGSPAHLAELMDELEACGLTINGSPLAKKNLGDFKNMSAAALNIVVSHEGAGLAQYMQQEYAIPYVLHVPIGMWGMRRLFKTLEAVTDISLGRTSRNQYDQTGKALSARRAVVIGEPLFASCIAACLQNDFGLASVEPVSLIKTDRRMKSVYQEESLSSVRFFTCEHSLAQWLGEGQPDIVIGDPLYQTLVRQKNIQYVPLPHVGLSGSMHADLNYEFIGKKGYDYLAGFIGS, encoded by the coding sequence ATGACAATGAAATTAACTCGCCTTCCTTCGCTGGCAAGCGACTATTCAGGCGCATGTTCGGTTCTGTATGCGATGCAGGCGCTTACCCTTTTGTACTCGCCAGGCGGATGCAGCAGCGCAATCATCGAATGCGATGAGATCAGGGATTTGCGGCAGACCTTGTTTTTCTGTTCCAAGCTGGGGGAGTTGGAAGCCGTCATGGGCGCGGCGGATGAATTCCTGCTGCAGGCACAAACTCTTTGTGCGCACAACCGCCAGACGGAATTTACCGCTATTATTGGTACGCCTGTACCGGCGTTGACCGGGATCGACATTGCGGCAGTTGCCGATGAGTTGAGCCGGCAGACAGGCTTGCCGGCCATGGCGCTTTCTACGGAGGGATTCAAGGACTACTACTCCGGTGTTCATCAGACGCTGTTGGACTTGGGGAAGCGTTTTCTGGAGAAACGGGAGAAAAAGAATAACCAGGTCAATATCATCGGGTATACGCCGCTCAGTCTTGGCAGCCCGGCGCATCTAGCCGAACTGATGGATGAACTGGAAGCGTGCGGTCTTACCATCAACGGTTCGCCGCTGGCAAAGAAGAATTTGGGCGACTTTAAGAACATGTCCGCCGCCGCGTTGAATATTGTCGTATCGCATGAAGGCGCGGGGCTGGCTCAATATATGCAGCAAGAATATGCAATTCCTTACGTTTTACATGTGCCAATAGGAATGTGGGGTATGCGGCGGTTGTTTAAAACATTGGAGGCGGTGACAGACATCTCGCTCGGCCGTACAAGCCGGAACCAATATGACCAAACTGGCAAGGCACTGTCGGCACGACGCGCCGTGGTGATCGGCGAACCGCTGTTTGCTTCTTGTATAGCCGCCTGTTTGCAAAATGATTTTGGGCTTGCCTCTGTTGAACCAGTCAGCCTGATAAAAACCGATAGGCGTATGAAAAGTGTCTATCAAGAAGAATCGCTTTCCAGTGTCCGCTTTTTTACATGCGAGCATTCACTGGCTCAGTGGCTAGGGGAAGGGCAGCCGGATATAGTTATTGGGGACCCTTTGTATCAAACACTGGTACGCCAAAAGAATATCCAGTATGTGCCGCTGCCGCATGTCGGCTTGAGCGGTTCAATGCACGCTGATTTGAATTATGAGTTCATTGGTAAGAAAGGCTATGATTATTTAGCAGGATTTATCGGGTCATGA
- a CDS encoding helix-turn-helix domain-containing protein, with protein MTNTKLVVTVKEFAAMTGIGQNRVREFCYLSDFPASKEGNRFLIHVEAANEWLRRRTSAKTGVNTAGLKRILP; from the coding sequence ATGACAAACACCAAGCTAGTGGTCACGGTCAAGGAGTTTGCGGCCATGACTGGCATTGGGCAGAACCGGGTGCGGGAGTTTTGCTATCTGTCGGATTTTCCGGCATCGAAAGAAGGCAATCGTTTTTTAATTCATGTGGAGGCCGCCAATGAGTGGCTGCGGCGGCGGACCAGTGCTAAGACGGGCGTGAATACGGCCGGGTTGAAGCGTATTCTGCCGTGA